One stretch of Acropora muricata isolate sample 2 chromosome 12, ASM3666990v1, whole genome shotgun sequence DNA includes these proteins:
- the LOC136893070 gene encoding PAXIP1-associated glutamate-rich protein 1-like, which translates to MSETKTNEWNVPSSDDEVSICEDGQNLEDERLKIPLKVLLLYSEIEKRGFIELKVKEFRDDTKQREVQSSALSKEVESQKLHTPADNETKQSKEVEETASAGKLIIEKLDKTPEPSAFDYAEESIDETSHMTRKIPKTERFQRKRVGTLENVISDLKRFRDMNNKGDGETNNKFM; encoded by the exons ATGTCCGAGACGAAAACGAACGAATGGAATGTTCCAAGCAGTGATGATGAGGTCAGTATCTGTGAAGACGGACAAAATCTGGAAGATGAAAGGTTGAAAATTCCTTTGAAAGTTCTGCTTCTCTACAGCGAAATCGAAAAGAGGGGTTTTATTGAACTCAAAGTAAAAGAGTTTAGAGACGATACAAAACAGAGGGAGGTTCAATCGTCTGCTTTGTCAAAAGAGGTAGAAAGTCAGAAATTACACACTCCAGCTGACAatgaaacaaagcaaagcaaggAAGTTGAAGAGACGGCCTCTGCTGGAAAATTGATCATCGAGAAATTAGACAA GACACCTGAACCATCTGCTTTTGACTACGCGGAGGAATCTATAGATGAAACATCACATATGACAAGGAAAATTCCTAAAACAG AGcgctttcaaagaaaaagagttgGAACACTAGAAAATGTCATATCTGACCTTAAAAGGTTTAGAGACATGAATAACAAAGGTGATGGTGAGACTAATAACAAGTTTATGTAA